One region of Cyanobium sp. M30B3 genomic DNA includes:
- a CDS encoding hydrogenase maturation nickel metallochaperone HypA: protein MHEVDMTKCLLLSMNQWKEQHAPRTPEVRQVHLQVGSFTCVEPDQLVTTWRAAVHGSWLAGAELAIETVPLVGCCLVCNGTYSPDPAQAYRSPCCDHPMEEIVSGRELRIRSVDYVFSDISTPTHLHPTAPAL, encoded by the coding sequence ATGCACGAAGTGGACATGACCAAGTGCCTGCTGCTCTCCATGAACCAGTGGAAAGAGCAGCACGCGCCGCGCACCCCAGAGGTGCGCCAGGTGCACCTGCAGGTGGGCAGCTTCACCTGCGTGGAACCCGACCAGCTCGTGACCACCTGGCGGGCGGCGGTGCACGGCAGCTGGCTGGCTGGCGCCGAGCTGGCGATTGAAACCGTGCCCCTGGTGGGTTGCTGCCTGGTGTGCAACGGCACCTACAGCCCCGATCCCGCCCAGGCCTACCGCTCCCCCTGCTGCGATCACCCGATGGAGGAAATCGTGAGCGGCCGCGAACTGCGCATCCGCTCCGTGGACTACGTGTTCAGCGACATCTCCACCCCCACCCATCTCCACCCCACCGCGCCAGCGCTGTAA
- the speB gene encoding agmatinase encodes MSESTGRSTGPEGAFERPRGQQGAEALEKEARLPLTGWQQEVEQGHRWGLEAADSIVDRRISTFSRGELPHFAGINTFMKAPYIEDVNRVGEFDVAVVGVPHDSGTTYRPGTRFGPQGIRRISALYTPYNYEMGVDLREQIRLCDVGDIFTIPANNEKSFDQISKGIAHIFASGAFPIILGGDHSIGFPTVRGVCRHLGDKKVGIIHFDRHVDTQEIDLDERMHTCPWFHATNMANAPAKNLVQLGIGGWQVPREGVKVCRERGTNVLTVTDICEMGLEAAAQFAIERATDGTDCVYISFDIDCIDAGFVPGTGWPEPGGLLPREALKLLELIVRNVPVCGLEVVEVSPPYDISDMTSLMACRVICDTMAHLVVSGQLPRKQKPSWISDVCNMNVDQTWR; translated from the coding sequence ATGAGCGAGTCCACCGGTCGGTCCACCGGGCCCGAAGGAGCGTTTGAGCGTCCGCGCGGCCAGCAGGGGGCCGAGGCCCTGGAGAAGGAAGCCCGCCTGCCGCTCACCGGCTGGCAGCAGGAGGTGGAGCAGGGCCACCGCTGGGGCCTGGAGGCCGCCGACAGCATCGTCGACCGGCGCATCTCCACCTTCTCCCGCGGTGAACTGCCCCACTTCGCGGGCATCAACACCTTCATGAAGGCGCCCTACATCGAGGACGTGAACCGGGTGGGGGAGTTCGATGTGGCGGTGGTGGGCGTGCCCCACGACAGCGGCACCACCTACCGGCCCGGCACCCGCTTCGGTCCCCAGGGCATCCGCCGCATCTCGGCCCTCTACACCCCCTACAACTACGAAATGGGGGTGGATCTGCGCGAGCAGATCCGACTCTGCGACGTGGGTGACATCTTCACCATCCCCGCCAACAACGAGAAGAGCTTCGATCAGATCTCCAAGGGCATCGCCCACATCTTCGCCAGCGGTGCCTTCCCGATCATCCTGGGCGGCGACCACTCGATCGGCTTCCCCACGGTGCGGGGCGTGTGCCGCCACCTGGGTGACAAGAAGGTGGGGATCATCCACTTCGATCGCCACGTCGACACCCAGGAGATCGACCTCGACGAGCGCATGCACACCTGTCCGTGGTTCCACGCCACGAACATGGCCAACGCGCCTGCCAAGAACCTGGTGCAACTGGGCATCGGTGGCTGGCAGGTGCCGCGCGAAGGGGTGAAGGTGTGCCGGGAGCGGGGCACCAACGTGCTCACCGTCACCGACATCTGCGAGATGGGGCTGGAGGCGGCGGCCCAGTTCGCCATTGAGCGCGCCACCGATGGCACCGACTGCGTGTACATCTCCTTCGACATCGACTGCATCGACGCTGGCTTCGTGCCGGGCACCGGCTGGCCCGAGCCCGGTGGTCTGCTGCCCCGCGAAGCCCTCAAGCTGCTGGAGCTGATCGTGCGCAACGTGCCGGTGTGCGGCCTGGAGGTGGTGGAGGTGTCACCGCCCTACGACATCAGCGACATGACCTCGCTGATGGCCTGCCGGGTGATCTGCGACACCATGGCCCACCTGGTGGTGAGCGGCCAGCTGCCCCGCAAGCAGAAGCCCAGCTGGATCAGCGACGTCTGCAACATGAACGTCGACCAGACGTGGAGATAG
- a CDS encoding amidohydrolase yields MHHHAVPEPVVARMRELRRDLHRHPELAFQEKRTAARIMAELDALAIPYQYGGVGSGVIGWIGPPQPAATIALRADMDALPGEESTQLPFASQEKGRMHACGHDAHVTMVLGAAHLLAAAPPALGVRLVFQPAEERGGGARTVIAAGALDGVSGIFGAHVTHHYRVGQIMVAPGVITAQSDRFRIDVHGRGGHGARPHEATDAVVITGFLITALQTLVSREIDPVHPSVVTIGQVQAGSAPNVIAETAVLEGSIRTTRPAVRDQLHAGLRRMARALGDLHNAELEVAIQPGYPPVVNTAAEALLAERAARAAVGDAGLVALDHPSMGSEDFAYYLERIPGCYVRFGARPEGSPYVPLHSPAFDIDEAVLPVGAAFFEAVVREAERQHPGLAPAP; encoded by the coding sequence ATGCACCACCACGCCGTCCCGGAACCGGTCGTTGCCCGCATGCGCGAGCTGCGCCGGGATCTGCACCGCCACCCGGAGCTGGCCTTCCAGGAGAAGCGCACCGCGGCAAGGATCATGGCCGAGCTCGATGCCCTCGCCATCCCCTACCAGTACGGGGGGGTGGGCAGCGGCGTGATCGGCTGGATCGGCCCGCCCCAGCCCGCCGCCACCATCGCCCTGCGGGCCGACATGGACGCCCTGCCCGGCGAGGAGTCCACCCAGCTGCCCTTCGCCTCCCAGGAGAAGGGGCGCATGCATGCCTGCGGCCACGACGCCCACGTGACCATGGTGCTCGGGGCGGCCCATCTGCTGGCGGCCGCTCCGCCGGCGCTGGGCGTGCGGCTGGTGTTCCAGCCGGCTGAGGAGCGGGGGGGCGGCGCGCGCACGGTGATCGCCGCCGGAGCCCTCGATGGGGTGAGCGGCATCTTCGGCGCCCATGTGACCCATCACTACCGCGTTGGCCAGATCATGGTGGCCCCCGGGGTGATCACGGCCCAGTCGGACCGCTTCCGGATCGACGTGCACGGTCGCGGCGGCCACGGCGCCCGGCCCCACGAGGCCACCGACGCGGTGGTGATCACCGGCTTCCTGATCACCGCCCTGCAGACCCTGGTGTCCCGGGAGATCGATCCGGTGCACCCCTCGGTGGTGACCATCGGCCAGGTGCAGGCGGGCTCGGCGCCGAACGTGATCGCCGAGACGGCCGTGCTGGAGGGCAGCATCCGCACCACCCGCCCCGCGGTGCGCGACCAGCTCCATGCCGGCCTGCGGCGCATGGCCCGCGCCCTGGGCGACCTGCACAACGCCGAACTGGAGGTGGCGATCCAGCCCGGTTACCCGCCGGTGGTGAACACCGCCGCGGAAGCGCTCCTGGCCGAACGCGCCGCCCGGGCGGCGGTGGGCGACGCCGGCCTGGTGGCCCTGGATCACCCCAGCATGGGCAGCGAGGACTTCGCCTACTACCTCGAGCGCATCCCCGGCTGCTATGTGCGCTTCGGGGCCCGGCCCGAAGGCAGCCCCTACGTGCCCCTGCACAGCCCGGCCTTCGACATCGACGAAGCGGTGCTGCCGGTGGGCGCCGCCTTCTTCGAGGCGGTGGTGCGCGAGGCGGAACGGCAGCATCCGGGCCTCGCCCCGGCCCCTTGA
- a CDS encoding YbdK family carboxylate-amine ligase: MDFTPSPAFSVGMELELQLLDPASFDLADAVVPLLETYTDRRYVKPEFLQSTVEVVSPPAADLTELEAGLRPLLRDLLQHVDGLGLAVCGAGTHPFNTRPAPFSPGERYRLMERSYGWLGHQQVTFATHVHLGMPSGEEALTLMGELKPFLPLLVALSASSPFWHGSDSGFAAFRHRVLAAARTYGIPPDFADWAAFERFYGTMTRAGALHTLRDIHWDLRPCPHFGTLEVRVMDAQPTLAEALALAALLRALVRFLQASRGRWMPPPALAPQPSWELRDNCFVASRDGLEARLIASPEGDLLPLGQIAALVLAWVRPWAAADELPWLDRLEASIAAGLPYVRQRRLLRRSGSLPAVVAALARAFRADLHAALDSDPA, translated from the coding sequence ATGGACTTCACGCCCTCGCCGGCTTTCTCCGTGGGCATGGAACTGGAGCTGCAGCTGCTCGATCCCGCCAGCTTCGATCTGGCTGATGCGGTGGTGCCCCTGCTGGAGACCTACACAGACCGGCGCTACGTGAAGCCGGAGTTCCTGCAGAGCACGGTGGAGGTGGTGTCCCCCCCTGCCGCGGATCTCACCGAGCTGGAGGCCGGCCTGCGGCCCCTGCTGCGCGATCTGCTCCAGCACGTGGACGGGCTGGGACTGGCGGTGTGCGGAGCCGGCACCCACCCCTTCAACACCCGCCCGGCGCCCTTCAGTCCGGGCGAGCGCTACCGCCTGATGGAGCGCAGCTACGGCTGGCTGGGACACCAGCAGGTGACCTTCGCCACCCACGTGCACCTGGGCATGCCCAGCGGCGAGGAGGCGCTCACGCTGATGGGCGAGCTCAAGCCCTTCCTGCCCCTGCTGGTGGCGCTCTCCGCCAGCTCCCCCTTCTGGCACGGCAGCGACAGCGGCTTCGCGGCCTTTCGCCACCGGGTGCTGGCCGCCGCGCGCACCTACGGCATCCCGCCCGACTTCGCCGACTGGGCCGCCTTCGAGCGCTTCTACGGCACCATGACCCGGGCCGGGGCGCTGCACACGCTGCGCGACATCCACTGGGACCTGCGGCCCTGTCCCCACTTCGGCACCCTGGAGGTGCGGGTGATGGATGCCCAGCCCACCCTGGCGGAGGCCCTGGCGCTGGCAGCGCTGCTGCGGGCGCTGGTGCGTTTCCTGCAGGCCTCCCGCGGCCGCTGGATGCCCCCTCCAGCCCTGGCCCCACAGCCCAGTTGGGAGCTCAGGGACAACTGTTTCGTCGCTTCCCGCGATGGGCTCGAGGCCCGCTTGATCGCCAGCCCGGAGGGCGATCTGTTGCCCCTCGGGCAAATCGCCGCCCTGGTGCTGGCGTGGGTGCGTCCCTGGGCCGCTGCCGATGAGCTGCCCTGGCTGGATCGCCTCGAGGCCTCGATCGCCGCCGGCCTTCCCTACGTGCGCCAGCGCCGGCTGCTGCGGCGCAGCGGCTCCCTGCCGGCGGTGGTGGCGGCGTTGGCGCGGGCGTTTCGCGCCGATCTCCACGCCGCGCTCGACAGCGATCCGGCCTGA
- a CDS encoding TenA family protein, producing MSSASQDPSPSSLARQLWLANHQLAQRCLEHPFVQGLALGTLPRAMFAGYVAQDACFLESFARAYALAIAHSPDRSSLLAFHGLLQGVLTELELHAGYAQRWGIDLEAITPLPATTAYTDFLLATARGGDAGLICAAMTPCLRLYAWLGQQLRAQVGHPGHAYADWIDTYADPAFETLALRLEALLDRLAAPGKAVEHTYRRAMELELAFFGAQLPG from the coding sequence ATGAGCAGCGCCAGCCAAGACCCATCCCCCTCCTCCCTGGCCCGGCAGCTCTGGCTGGCCAACCACCAGCTGGCCCAGCGCTGCCTGGAGCATCCGTTCGTGCAGGGGCTGGCGCTGGGCACCCTGCCCCGCGCGATGTTCGCCGGCTACGTGGCCCAGGACGCCTGCTTCCTGGAGAGCTTCGCCCGGGCCTACGCCCTGGCCATTGCCCACAGCCCCGACCGCTCCAGCCTGCTCGCCTTCCATGGCCTGCTGCAGGGCGTGTTGACGGAACTGGAGCTGCACGCCGGCTACGCCCAGCGCTGGGGCATCGACCTGGAGGCCATCACCCCCCTGCCGGCCACCACCGCCTACACCGACTTCCTGCTGGCCACCGCCCGGGGCGGCGATGCCGGCCTAATCTGCGCTGCCATGACCCCCTGCCTGCGCCTCTACGCCTGGCTGGGCCAGCAGCTGCGCGCCCAGGTGGGCCACCCCGGCCACGCCTACGCCGACTGGATCGACACCTACGCCGATCCGGCCTTCGAGACCCTGGCCCTGCGCCTGGAGGCGCTGCTCGATCGCCTGGCGGCGCCCGGCAAAGCCGTGGAGCACACCTACCGGCGGGCGATGGAGCTGGAGCTGGCCTTCTTCGGCGCCCAGCTGCCGGGCTGA
- the fumC gene encoding class II fumarate hydratase, producing the protein MNAAGCGATRQETDAMGAIAVPAHHHWGAQTQRSLHYFPFGQTMPLAVVHAFGALKAACAEVNQAKGKLSPELAALIVAAAEEVAAGRLDAEFPLKVWQTGSGTQTNMNVNEVIANRAIAAAGGVLGSKSPVHPNDHVNLSQSSNDTFPAALHIAVAIELQRRLIPAVEALRNALATKAESFKAIIKIGRTHLQDAVPLSLGQEFGGYAAQLELGLESLRASLPQVQQLAIGGTAVGTGLNAPAGFGEAVAARLAERLGLPFTSAPNKFQALAGHEPLAAAHGALTVLAGSLMKIANDIRWLASGPRCGLGELILPENEPGSSIMPGKVNPTQCESLTMVAVQVMGNNTAVQLAASQGNFELNVFKPLIAHNLLESIALLTGSCTSFREHCIEGLQANETRIGSLLDQSLMLVTALTPAIGYDRACAIAKHAHQHQLSLKEAALVLGELTAEEFEQWVQPAAMVAPVQS; encoded by the coding sequence ATGAATGCAGCCGGCTGCGGTGCTACCCGCCAGGAAACCGATGCGATGGGCGCGATCGCCGTGCCCGCACACCACCACTGGGGCGCCCAGACCCAGCGCTCGCTCCACTACTTCCCCTTCGGCCAGACCATGCCGCTGGCAGTGGTGCACGCCTTCGGCGCCCTCAAGGCCGCCTGCGCCGAGGTGAACCAGGCCAAGGGCAAGCTCAGCCCCGAGCTGGCCGCCCTGATCGTGGCCGCTGCCGAGGAGGTGGCCGCCGGCAGGCTCGACGCCGAGTTCCCGCTCAAGGTGTGGCAGACGGGCTCGGGCACCCAGACCAACATGAACGTGAACGAGGTGATCGCCAACCGGGCGATCGCGGCCGCAGGCGGCGTGCTGGGCAGCAAGAGCCCGGTGCATCCCAACGACCATGTGAACCTCAGCCAGTCGAGCAACGACACCTTCCCGGCCGCCCTGCACATCGCCGTGGCGATCGAGCTGCAGCGGCGCCTGATCCCGGCGGTGGAGGCGCTACGCAACGCCCTCGCCACCAAGGCTGAATCCTTCAAGGCCATCATCAAGATCGGCCGCACCCACCTGCAGGATGCGGTGCCCCTCAGCCTGGGCCAGGAGTTCGGCGGCTACGCCGCCCAGCTGGAACTCGGGCTCGAGAGCCTGCGCGCCTCCCTCCCCCAGGTGCAGCAGCTGGCCATCGGCGGCACGGCCGTGGGCACGGGCCTCAATGCCCCGGCCGGCTTCGGCGAGGCGGTGGCGGCCCGGTTGGCCGAGCGCCTCGGCCTGCCGTTCACCTCGGCCCCCAACAAGTTTCAGGCCCTGGCGGGCCATGAGCCGCTGGCGGCCGCCCACGGCGCCCTCACGGTGCTGGCGGGCTCGCTGATGAAGATCGCCAACGACATCCGCTGGCTGGCCAGCGGCCCCCGCTGCGGCCTGGGCGAGCTGATCCTGCCCGAAAACGAACCCGGCAGTTCGATCATGCCCGGCAAGGTGAACCCCACCCAGTGCGAGAGCCTCACGATGGTGGCCGTGCAGGTGATGGGCAACAACACGGCCGTGCAGCTGGCCGCCAGCCAGGGCAACTTCGAGCTCAACGTGTTCAAGCCCCTGATCGCCCACAACCTGCTGGAGAGCATCGCGCTGCTCACGGGCAGCTGCACCAGCTTCCGTGAGCACTGCATCGAGGGGCTGCAGGCCAACGAAACCCGCATCGGATCCCTGCTCGACCAGAGCCTGATGCTGGTCACGGCCCTCACCCCGGCGATCGGCTACGACCGCGCCTGCGCCATCGCCAAACACGCCCACCAGCACCAGCTCAGCCTCAAGGAGGCGGCCCTGGTGCTCGGCGAACTCACGGCCGAGGAGTTTGAGCAGTGGGTGCAGCCCGCCGCGATGGTGGCGCCGGTCCAATCCTGA
- a CDS encoding thylakoid membrane photosystem I accumulation factor, protein MARVLTVVVLLLSLLGLGPAIAGASLTNNNYDGNIYALYAGNGSLVPPRSSLGQALAEQRPAVVVYYLDDDTSSKQFAPVVSELQRLWGNSIELIPLVTDPLQNRPEQGPSDPAHYWHGRIPQVVVFSPEGRVLLDEEGQVPLDAINDAVSQATGITIPEEFRRSTTVSINELNAEVVRQ, encoded by the coding sequence ATGGCGAGGGTTCTCACCGTTGTGGTGCTGCTGCTCAGCCTGCTGGGCCTGGGGCCGGCGATCGCCGGGGCCTCCCTCACCAACAACAACTACGACGGCAACATCTACGCCCTCTACGCCGGCAACGGCTCCCTGGTGCCGCCGCGCAGCAGCCTGGGGCAGGCCCTGGCGGAGCAGCGCCCGGCGGTGGTGGTGTACTACCTCGACGACGACACCTCCAGCAAACAGTTCGCGCCGGTGGTGTCGGAGCTGCAGCGGCTGTGGGGCAACAGCATCGAGCTGATTCCCCTGGTCACCGACCCCCTGCAGAACCGCCCCGAACAGGGTCCTTCAGATCCTGCCCATTACTGGCATGGCCGCATACCCCAGGTGGTGGTGTTCAGCCCTGAAGGCAGGGTGCTGCTGGATGAGGAGGGCCAGGTGCCCCTCGATGCGATCAACGACGCCGTGAGCCAGGCCACCGGCATCACCATCCCTGAGGAGTTCCGCCGCAGCACCACCGTGAGCATCAACGAGCTCAACGCCGAGGTGGTGCGCCAGTGA
- a CDS encoding DUF3685 domain-containing protein yields MTTQLLLLAEPLRAAGLGSWIESGRSDPGSGLRGDIQVVAGAEALQGPPGAVIWAPSPGTPLASLQREVTLLRERWQPAPLLLVLGEGHGLAAADLLLLASEGLLEAPDASQLLAALSTLLGGGRVLELQPGRQQSSQPQGQAAPSTIGQALLLSGLQQLDIASSGCRLLLSRRDIHPLARLLLEGRLREMAMARRFLLWIWGPLSLAWSEPVGPIAGAAASPQARAAGPGSSSLTLQQRNATGVWLAVRGRLSAAIEAGLANRSGQLLALEGLNGDRRIDLLIALLVQLDALRQQLAEELAQTPGDPAVLLQQRWQVLQPRLREQALLAMASPYVQLPLEGKLQPVASSLVQVSDLTLNDPELPDPQAMLATLVLARPLLVEGQLLPPDEPRAVLHLERLVANWLLRNAELLAADVLACCGDWPELRRYLLRPELLATRNLERLRNQLNAQQRWLSWFSRPIALYESRRQLLCLEGGSIEARHLLEPRDQELRRLGWLQQVVTLSLEARDALGPQLRQLIRGMGDLLVVLLTQVVGRAIGLVGRGILQGMGRSLGRS; encoded by the coding sequence TTGACCACCCAGCTGCTGCTTCTGGCTGAGCCCCTGCGGGCTGCTGGGCTGGGCAGCTGGATCGAATCGGGCCGGAGCGACCCAGGCAGCGGCCTGAGAGGCGACATCCAGGTGGTGGCCGGGGCAGAAGCCCTGCAGGGCCCCCCAGGCGCGGTGATCTGGGCTCCCAGCCCGGGTACTCCCCTGGCCAGCCTGCAGCGCGAAGTCACCCTGCTGCGCGAGCGGTGGCAACCGGCCCCGCTGCTGCTGGTGCTGGGCGAGGGGCACGGCCTGGCCGCCGCCGACCTGCTGCTGCTGGCCAGCGAGGGGCTGCTGGAAGCTCCCGACGCCAGCCAGCTGCTGGCCGCCCTCAGCACCCTGCTGGGAGGGGGCCGGGTGCTGGAGCTGCAACCCGGCCGACAACAGTCTTCCCAGCCCCAGGGGCAAGCGGCGCCGAGCACCATCGGCCAGGCCCTGCTGCTGAGCGGCCTGCAGCAACTGGACATCGCCAGCAGCGGCTGCCGCCTGCTGCTCAGCCGGCGCGACATTCACCCCCTGGCGCGGCTGTTGCTGGAGGGCCGGCTGCGGGAGATGGCCATGGCCCGCCGTTTCCTGCTCTGGATCTGGGGACCACTGAGCCTGGCCTGGAGCGAACCGGTTGGCCCGATTGCGGGGGCCGCCGCCAGCCCCCAGGCCAGGGCTGCGGGACCGGGCAGCAGCAGCCTCACCCTGCAGCAGCGCAACGCCACGGGTGTGTGGCTGGCCGTGCGGGGGCGGTTGAGCGCGGCCATCGAGGCCGGCCTGGCCAACCGCAGCGGCCAGCTGCTCGCGCTGGAAGGGCTGAACGGCGACCGGCGCATCGACCTGCTGATCGCCCTGCTGGTCCAGCTGGATGCCCTGCGGCAGCAACTGGCCGAGGAACTGGCCCAGACCCCCGGCGATCCAGCCGTTCTGTTGCAGCAGCGCTGGCAGGTGCTGCAACCGAGGCTGCGGGAACAGGCCCTACTGGCGATGGCCAGTCCCTATGTGCAGCTACCCCTCGAGGGCAAACTCCAGCCCGTGGCCTCCTCCCTCGTACAGGTCAGCGACCTGACCCTCAACGACCCGGAACTGCCCGACCCCCAGGCGATGCTGGCCACCCTGGTGCTGGCCCGGCCCCTGCTGGTGGAGGGCCAGCTGCTGCCTCCGGACGAGCCCAGGGCCGTGCTGCACCTGGAGCGGCTGGTGGCCAACTGGCTGCTGCGCAATGCCGAACTCCTGGCCGCCGACGTGCTGGCCTGCTGCGGCGACTGGCCGGAACTGCGCCGCTACCTGCTGCGGCCCGAGCTGCTGGCCACCCGCAACCTGGAGCGCCTGCGCAACCAGCTCAACGCCCAGCAGCGCTGGCTGAGCTGGTTCAGCCGGCCGATCGCCCTCTACGAGAGCCGCCGCCAGCTGCTCTGCCTTGAGGGCGGCAGCATCGAGGCCCGCCATCTGCTCGAACCGCGCGACCAGGAGCTGCGCCGGCTGGGCTGGCTGCAGCAGGTGGTGACCCTCTCCCTGGAGGCCCGCGATGCCCTCGGCCCCCAGCTGCGCCAGCTGATCCGGGGGATGGGCGACCTGCTGGTGGTGCTGCTCACCCAGGTGGTGGGCCGGGCGATCGGCCTGGTGGGCCGGGGCATCCTCCAGGGCATGGGCCGCAGCCTCGGCCGCTCCTGA
- a CDS encoding transcriptional repressor gives MEDVYRRCRDLGMRLSRQRRMVLDLLWSEKSHLSARDIFEKLNNLGRNIGHTSVYQNLEALQSAGVIECLDRASGRLYGYRSDPHSHLTCLESGAIQDLDVELPAELLRQIEAHTGFTIESYTLHLSGRRRRPC, from the coding sequence GTGGAGGACGTCTACCGACGCTGCCGCGACCTCGGCATGCGCCTCAGCCGCCAGCGGCGCATGGTGCTCGATCTGCTCTGGAGCGAGAAAAGCCACCTCAGCGCCCGGGACATCTTCGAAAAGTTGAACAATCTCGGCCGCAACATCGGCCACACCTCGGTGTACCAGAACCTCGAAGCCCTGCAGTCAGCCGGGGTGATCGAGTGTCTCGACCGTGCCAGCGGCCGGCTCTACGGCTACCGCAGTGACCCCCACAGCCACCTCACCTGCCTGGAGTCGGGGGCGATCCAGGACCTCGACGTGGAGCTGCCCGCCGAGCTGCTGCGCCAGATCGAGGCCCACACCGGCTTCACGATCGAGTCGTACACCCTGCACCTCTCCGGCCGGCGGCGGCGCCCTTGCTGA
- the hisA gene encoding 1-(5-phosphoribosyl)-5-[(5-phosphoribosylamino)methylideneamino]imidazole-4-carboxamide isomerase: MRPSPAYTAQAAALARSGGFRHFRLVGERGRGRQRAAELAAVLDGGFRLVVPLAELADRQLWQPGWHPLPPPMQIIPAIDLLDGQCVRLHQGNYDQVTRFSDDPVAQALSWQAQGAERLHLVDLDGARSGEPVNDAAIKAITAALSIPVQLGGGVRSAERAEELLACGLERVILGTVALEQPELVERLASRHPGRIVVGIDARDGKVATRGWLETSSIEATALARQLSACGIAAIISTDIATDGTLAGPNLEALRAMAAASAVPVIASGGIGTLEHLLSLLPLQPLGVSGVIVGRALYDGRVNLAEALQAIGPGRWQDVPETPGSSSIA; encoded by the coding sequence ATGCGCCCCAGTCCGGCCTACACCGCCCAAGCCGCCGCCCTGGCCCGCAGCGGCGGCTTCCGCCACTTCCGCCTGGTGGGAGAGCGGGGTCGCGGCCGGCAGCGGGCCGCGGAACTGGCCGCCGTGCTCGATGGCGGCTTCCGGCTGGTGGTGCCCCTGGCCGAACTGGCCGACCGCCAGCTCTGGCAGCCTGGCTGGCATCCCCTGCCGCCGCCCATGCAGATCATCCCCGCCATCGACCTGCTCGACGGCCAGTGCGTGCGCCTGCACCAGGGCAACTACGACCAGGTCACCCGCTTCAGCGATGACCCGGTGGCCCAGGCGCTCAGCTGGCAGGCGCAGGGGGCCGAGCGGCTGCACCTGGTGGATCTCGACGGCGCCCGCAGCGGCGAGCCGGTGAACGACGCCGCGATCAAGGCGATCACGGCCGCCCTCTCCATCCCGGTGCAGCTGGGCGGCGGTGTGCGCAGCGCTGAGCGAGCCGAGGAGCTGCTGGCCTGCGGACTCGAGCGGGTGATCCTGGGCACGGTGGCGCTGGAGCAGCCCGAGCTGGTGGAGCGGCTGGCCAGCCGCCATCCCGGGCGGATCGTGGTGGGCATCGACGCCCGCGACGGCAAGGTGGCCACCCGCGGCTGGCTGGAGACCAGCAGCATCGAGGCCACGGCCCTGGCGCGCCAGCTCTCGGCCTGCGGCATCGCCGCGATCATCAGCACCGACATCGCCACCGACGGCACCCTGGCCGGCCCCAACCTGGAGGCCCTGCGGGCGATGGCAGCTGCCAGCGCCGTGCCGGTGATCGCCTCCGGGGGGATCGGCACCCTGGAGCACCTGCTCTCCCTGCTGCCCCTTCAGCCGCTGGGGGTGAGCGGGGTGATCGTGGGCCGGGCCCTCTATGACGGCCGGGTCAACCTGGCAGAAGCCCTGCAGGCGATCGGTCCGGGGCGCTGGCAGGACGTGCCGGAGACGCCAGGCAGCAGCAGCATCGCCTAA
- a CDS encoding malate transporter: MARPVLVLLELGPALVLGLLLGRRWPLLPARLASPLVNWGVPFSLTGLLLRAGLNWRYGQVALLALLAVGAGLLLVRGWFRGTHEQLAAVVGNTAYFGIPAALALLPPQAVGYAISYDLAATLFTWCLGPLLLAGERLQPRALLRALLASPASRGLLGACVLQLTPWSSALAVWLWWPARAVVLLSLLLVGMRLAKSTAIQLPRRLWAVLVVKLLLFPLALLGLCLLLARTPLALPPLAMAAVVLQAAAPTAVAVLLLAEATPQRQAAMVQAAAGLVLVSTLLALVSVPLWAWLLARLGSGGAAG, translated from the coding sequence ATGGCGCGCCCCGTGCTGGTCCTGCTGGAACTCGGACCAGCCCTGGTGCTGGGACTGCTGCTCGGCCGGCGCTGGCCCCTGCTGCCCGCACGCCTGGCATCGCCCCTGGTGAACTGGGGCGTGCCCTTCAGTCTCACCGGCCTGTTGCTGCGCGCCGGCCTGAACTGGCGCTACGGCCAGGTGGCCCTGCTGGCCCTGCTGGCGGTGGGGGCCGGTCTGCTGCTGGTGCGGGGCTGGTTCCGGGGGACCCATGAGCAGCTCGCTGCCGTGGTGGGCAACACCGCCTACTTCGGCATCCCGGCGGCCCTGGCCCTGCTGCCCCCCCAGGCGGTGGGCTACGCGATCAGCTACGACCTGGCCGCCACCCTGTTCACGTGGTGCCTGGGGCCGCTGCTGCTGGCGGGCGAGCGGCTGCAGCCCCGGGCACTGCTGCGGGCCCTGCTGGCCAGCCCCGCGAGCCGGGGCCTGCTGGGGGCGTGTGTGCTGCAGCTCACCCCCTGGAGCAGCGCGCTGGCGGTGTGGCTGTGGTGGCCGGCCCGGGCGGTGGTGCTGCTGTCGCTGCTGCTGGTGGGCATGCGTCTGGCCAAGAGCACAGCCATTCAGTTGCCGCGACGGCTGTGGGCGGTGCTGGTGGTGAAGTTGCTGCTGTTCCCCCTGGCGCTGCTCGGGCTCTGCCTGCTGCTGGCCCGCACCCCCCTGGCCCTGCCGCCCCTGGCCATGGCCGCCGTGGTGCTGCAGGCGGCGGCGCCCACGGCGGTGGCGGTGCTGCTGCTGGCCGAGGCCACGCCGCAGCGGCAGGCGGCGATGGTGCAGGCCGCCGCAGGCCTGGTGTTGGTGAGCACCCTGCTGGCCCTGGTGAGCGTGCCGCTCTGGGCCTGGCTGCTGGCCCGCCTGGGGAGTGGTGGCGCCGCCGGCTGA